From one Nonomuraea polychroma genomic stretch:
- a CDS encoding FAD-binding oxidoreductase, which yields MQELTRVELVPRDVGGHQPRSLAGTEAPRTLDEVRALVRKAMTTRHRLYPISTGRNWGMGSAMPVTDDNVVVDLSGMNRIRSLDLEAGFAVIEPGVTQAQLAAVLRDTPWMLNVTNSCADTSVVGNALDRGDGTFRSRVHDVAGLEAVLADGSVVTTGGLDPSGRYHGRVAGPDLTAAFVQHNLGIVTAMAVALVPRPQTVGLVHGRIPRDQVGVALDAIAGFLRRGNPADGMLRVRELALVPSHGDWMLPKGADPGLFSIMGPLFGSDAAVELAEELLRKALVEVEGAEALRVLDAAEVRPGDPLYARSLMAQGIPTCLGVRNALGVSSCDQIDEGRMGFLALMPLMPTHARKTEQIVAALQTAVDAHTTALMVEWNLVSKHMANGVIQIFFDRGAPEAPYRAHQLRNDGNCLLRGHGCAIYRSDIDHAAADVWSETSTASLGMLHRLKTALDPDGLLSPGRYGA from the coding sequence ATGCAGGAGCTAACGCGAGTGGAGCTGGTGCCGCGTGACGTCGGAGGCCACCAGCCTCGCTCCCTAGCGGGCACCGAGGCGCCGCGCACCCTCGACGAGGTACGCGCCCTCGTACGCAAGGCCATGACGACCAGGCACCGTCTCTACCCGATCAGCACCGGCAGGAACTGGGGGATGGGCTCGGCCATGCCGGTCACCGACGACAACGTCGTCGTCGACCTGAGCGGCATGAACCGGATCCGCAGCCTCGACCTGGAGGCCGGATTCGCCGTCATCGAGCCCGGCGTCACGCAGGCGCAGCTCGCCGCGGTGCTGCGCGACACCCCGTGGATGCTCAACGTCACCAACTCCTGTGCCGACACCTCCGTCGTCGGCAACGCGCTCGACCGCGGCGACGGCACCTTCCGCTCCCGCGTCCACGACGTGGCCGGGCTGGAGGCCGTGCTGGCCGACGGCAGCGTGGTCACCACCGGCGGCCTCGACCCGTCCGGCCGCTACCACGGCCGGGTCGCCGGCCCCGACCTGACGGCCGCGTTCGTCCAGCACAACCTGGGCATCGTCACCGCCATGGCGGTCGCGCTGGTGCCGCGCCCCCAGACCGTCGGCCTGGTGCACGGCCGCATCCCCCGAGACCAGGTCGGCGTCGCGCTCGACGCGATCGCCGGCTTCCTGCGCCGCGGCAACCCCGCGGACGGGATGTTGCGCGTGCGCGAGCTGGCACTCGTCCCGAGCCACGGCGACTGGATGTTGCCCAAAGGCGCCGACCCCGGCCTGTTCAGCATCATGGGGCCGCTGTTCGGCAGCGACGCCGCAGTAGAGCTGGCCGAGGAGCTGCTGCGCAAGGCGCTGGTCGAGGTCGAGGGCGCGGAGGCGCTGCGGGTCCTCGACGCCGCCGAGGTGCGGCCCGGCGACCCGCTGTACGCCAGGTCGCTCATGGCGCAGGGCATCCCCACGTGCCTGGGCGTACGCAACGCGCTCGGCGTCAGCTCCTGCGACCAGATCGACGAAGGCCGGATGGGCTTTCTGGCGCTGATGCCGCTGATGCCGACGCACGCGCGCAAGACCGAGCAGATCGTGGCCGCCCTGCAGACGGCCGTGGACGCGCACACCACCGCCCTCATGGTCGAGTGGAACCTCGTCAGCAAGCACATGGCCAACGGCGTCATCCAGATCTTCTTCGACCGCGGCGCGCCGGAGGCCCCCTACCGGGCGCACCAGCTCCGCAACGACGGCAACTGCCTGCTGCGCGGGCACGGCTGCGCGATCTACCGCTCCGACATCGACCACGCCGCGGCCGACGTCTGGTCCGAGACCAGCACCGCCAGCCTCGGCATGCTCCACCGGCTCAAGACGGCGCTCGACCCGGACGGCCTGCTCTCACCCGGCCGTTACGGCGCCTGA
- a CDS encoding MFS transporter produces the protein MRSSPARGTSTTGVSRRHAVMLRLVGAGVMFTVMADTTATTLAVGVLRYTPAGAGMPLGDLVWLTSAAFIPIAALLATAGRWADLCGRRRVLAVGLVVFVLGGIAAVTVESWSLVLAARAVQGAGAAAMIPASLGLLLGELPESQRRGAIALWSSASGLGCLLMQAGGGWLAATVGWRSLFVPDVVIGVVLLIACFGIPSGRRPGARGLPDVLGAWLLAAGIAVVVLAISKAMAWGMDVVWLALAALLLLGGALAQARHHRLPAIDLVLWRRPKFVWGWLATWGFGALSYGLLTVQPLYLLHLGYPMLEVAMWLTPTSVAVVVTSFLAGKVVKRIGAYGLIYAGSLLCGGACVLVLTQVGPTVWGLVASVVLGMGVGALAPGTSMATTLAARPQQYASAVGAATMARMVGGAVGIAVVSVVIDHPFAAGPFAGPFAGLAGALAICVAISVLMGALALTKITRLRPDPGDVMIKVPRRMLLELRMTLATVAAEADALLPVETRTPPMDHIPRPRAAEAGPLAGTRGNPN, from the coding sequence GTGCGTTCGTCACCGGCACGGGGGACGAGCACGACCGGCGTGAGCCGCCGCCACGCGGTGATGCTGCGGCTGGTCGGCGCGGGTGTCATGTTCACGGTGATGGCCGACACCACGGCCACCACCCTGGCGGTCGGGGTGTTGCGGTACACGCCGGCAGGCGCCGGCATGCCCCTCGGCGACCTGGTCTGGCTGACCAGTGCGGCGTTCATCCCGATCGCGGCGCTGCTGGCCACGGCCGGCCGCTGGGCCGACCTGTGCGGCCGCCGCCGAGTGCTGGCCGTCGGGCTGGTGGTGTTCGTGCTGGGCGGCATCGCCGCCGTCACCGTGGAGTCCTGGTCGCTCGTGCTGGCCGCGCGGGCCGTGCAGGGCGCGGGCGCCGCGGCCATGATCCCGGCCAGCCTCGGGCTGCTGCTCGGGGAGCTGCCGGAGTCGCAGCGGCGCGGCGCGATCGCGCTGTGGAGCTCCGCCTCGGGGCTCGGCTGCCTGCTCATGCAGGCGGGCGGCGGCTGGCTGGCCGCCACCGTGGGCTGGCGGTCCCTGTTCGTGCCGGACGTCGTGATCGGCGTCGTCCTCCTGATCGCCTGCTTCGGCATTCCGTCGGGCCGGCGCCCCGGCGCCCGGGGACTGCCGGACGTGCTCGGCGCGTGGTTGCTCGCGGCCGGGATCGCGGTCGTCGTGCTGGCCATCTCCAAGGCCATGGCCTGGGGGATGGACGTGGTGTGGCTGGCGCTCGCCGCCCTCCTCCTGCTCGGCGGGGCGCTCGCGCAGGCCAGGCATCACCGCCTGCCGGCCATCGACCTGGTGTTGTGGCGGCGTCCCAAGTTCGTCTGGGGCTGGCTGGCCACCTGGGGGTTCGGCGCGCTGTCGTACGGGCTGCTGACCGTCCAGCCGCTGTACCTGCTCCACCTCGGCTACCCGATGCTCGAGGTGGCCATGTGGCTGACGCCCACGTCGGTGGCCGTCGTCGTGACGAGCTTCCTGGCCGGAAAGGTCGTCAAGCGGATCGGCGCGTACGGCCTCATCTACGCCGGCTCCCTGCTCTGCGGCGGCGCGTGCGTGCTGGTGCTCACGCAGGTCGGGCCCACCGTCTGGGGACTGGTCGCCAGTGTCGTGCTGGGCATGGGCGTCGGCGCGCTGGCGCCGGGCACCTCCATGGCCACCACCCTGGCCGCCCGCCCCCAGCAGTACGCCTCCGCCGTCGGCGCGGCCACCATGGCCCGCATGGTCGGCGGGGCCGTCGGCATCGCCGTCGTATCGGTCGTCATCGACCACCCCTTCGCGGCCGGACCCTTCGCGGGCCCCTTCGCCGGCCTGGCCGGCGCGCTGGCGATCTGCGTGGCGATCTCGGTCCTGATGGGCGCGCTGGCCCTCACGAAGATCACCCGGCTCCGCCCGGACCCCGGCGACGTCATGATCAAGGTGCCGCGCCGGATGCTGCTGGAGTTGCGGATGACCCTCGCCACCGTCGCGGCGGAGGCGGACGCGTTGCTGCCTGTCGAGACCCGCACACCCCCCATGGACCACATCCCGCGGCCGCGGGCGGCCGAGGCCGGACCGCTCGCCGGCACCCGCGGGAATCCGAACTAG